In Plasmodium vivax chromosome 10, whole genome shotgun sequence, the sequence aaaaaaaaggggtaatgaaaacgcaaaatggaaaaaagtcGATCGGCCGAAAGGGCCAAATGAAGATAAATCatcgcaaaagggggacagcAAATTTGCagttaaaaaagttaacacATTTGAGTATATATAAGTTGTATATGTGTGCATTTCATGCGCATTTGCGGTGCACCGTTCGGCtgcagcggagggggggcaTCTACTTCAGTCGAGAAAAAGCGGCgaaaaaaagcggcaaaaataAGCGGTAATAATGCAGACCTATAAATGGGTCCTCAAAAAATCCTCCACAACTTCTACACCCCCCTCAGGCGTAGTTGCAGTAGCAGTTGTTCCTCTGCATAAACTGAGGCGTCTTGGAAATCCTAATTTTGGGGAAGCCCGCGTCCTTCGACTTGTATATGCTTATGCTGGAGaaccttttttccctttccggAAATCCATTACACATGGAAGATTGCATTTTGGGGAAGTTGTCATACCCGGGCAAAAATTTGCAGCTGACGGTTGAGCAAAAATTCTCGTTATGAACAGTATCGACGGTGGTGTCCTGATCAGCTTCAGCATTGAGTGTTGCATTGGAATGAATCTTCTGGATGTTTAGCTCATTCAGGAATTGAATGTCCTTTTCGTGGATAACATTAGTTGTTTGGTTTTGTTTCAAGTCCTCTATTTGAACTTCCTCCTTACTTTCCACCTGCTGAGTAATGTCAATATTGGGGCAGTTAACTTCTGGGATTTCCATGAcgctctcctttttggtAGTTTTCAAAACGGGGATTACTTTCTCTACGACCATGTACCTTGGCACGGTTATGATTCTTTCCCTGTCAACGTACACTGGCACTtcaacaattttttccactgtttttatttgtgggacttccacaattttttcttgaTATATAATCCtatccacattttttatcttctcaACATATACTGTCTTCGttttgtacacatttttgtacttgATGACTGGCCTGATTTGCTCCACTATCCTTTCGACTGTCTTGATTTGGGGCACCTCCACAATTTTCTCCAGATACACTTCCTTGGGCACTTCAACAATTTTGTTCTGCACAATTGGCTCCAGCACTTTCGGTGGCAGTTGCTTGTTCACCATTTGTGGGTACGAGTCATTTTCGCTTTCCTTGGACTCGAAGACATTGTCTCCGGAGCAGCAGGCTAGTTTTTGGTTCGTCGAGCACATTTTCGCGGGGGGGGCGATTACGCGGTGTGTTGGAGGAGCATGTACGAGCAGGTACAcctatacgcatatatatatatgtatacacttATGTGTGTGCTTTCCGTTTGCCTCCAACTTTTGCGCAGCTGCGGCGACGGGGGGGCTAAGATGCCAACGACAGGTGATCTTCGGGGCGGGTTGgctaaaaggggaagttaATTCAAGAGAGGGGCTGTGTGGAAATATCTCTACGCATATACGC encodes:
- a CDS encoding hypothetical protein, conserved (encoded by transcript PVX_079955A), with the translated sequence MCSTNQKLACCSGDNVFESKESENDSYPQMVNKQLPPKVLEPIVQNKIVEVPKEVYLEKIVEVPQIKTVERIVEQIRPVIKYKNVYKTKTVYVEKIKNVDRIIYQEKIVEVPQIKTVEKIVEVPVYVDRERIITVPRYMVVEKVIPVLKTTKKESVMEIPEVNCPNIDITQQVESKEEVQIEDLKQNQTTNVIHEKDIQFLNELNIQKIHSNATLNAEADQDTTVDTVHNENFCSTVSCKFLPGYDNFPKMQSSMCNGFPEREKRFSSISIYKSKDAGFPKIRISKTPQFMQRNNCYCNYA